The following are encoded in a window of Nibricoccus aquaticus genomic DNA:
- a CDS encoding N-6 DNA methylase, whose amino-acid sequence MAASKTQDIVAKLWNLCNVLKDDGVTYHQYVNELTYLLFLKMAQETKTEKQIPSGYRWADLTSREGAPLLEHYRLLLIYLGSHGAERVQAIFNNASTSIREPRHLHKLVTDINALDWYSARQEGLGDLYEGLLEKNATETKSGAGQYFTPRPLIESIVSVMRPQAGEVIQDPACGTIGFLIMADRYIKERTDNLFDLTTAQQEFQRDTAFQGMELVPDTHRLALMNGLLHDMHSPIILGDTLGNVGKQLHDADLVLSNPPFGTKKGGGLPSRDDFTFPTSNKQLAFLQHIYRSLRKPSAKKAHGGRAAVVLPDNVLFEDNTGAQIRADLMDKCRLHTILRLPTGIFYAQGVKTNVLFFERHSAETGGTQEVWVYDLRTNMPAFGKRTPLTREHFAAFETVYGDDAHGRAKRKDTGETGRFRRFTREEIRKRGENLDLSWLRDDNATHHDDLPAPEVLVAGALENLRDAMDELQDLERELVP is encoded by the coding sequence ATGGCCGCTTCTAAGACCCAAGACATCGTAGCCAAGCTCTGGAACCTCTGCAACGTCCTCAAGGACGACGGGGTCACGTATCACCAATACGTCAACGAGCTCACCTATCTCCTGTTCCTAAAAATGGCGCAGGAGACGAAGACCGAGAAACAGATCCCTTCCGGCTATCGTTGGGCCGACCTCACATCCCGCGAAGGTGCGCCACTGCTCGAACACTATCGTCTCCTTCTCATCTATCTTGGCAGCCACGGCGCAGAGCGCGTTCAGGCCATTTTCAACAACGCCTCAACCTCCATCCGCGAGCCGCGTCACCTCCACAAGCTCGTCACCGACATTAACGCGCTCGATTGGTATTCCGCCCGTCAGGAAGGTCTCGGGGATCTTTATGAAGGCCTACTGGAGAAAAATGCGACCGAGACCAAATCGGGTGCGGGCCAATATTTCACGCCTCGCCCGCTCATCGAGAGCATCGTTTCCGTCATGCGCCCGCAGGCCGGAGAGGTTATCCAAGATCCAGCGTGCGGCACCATCGGCTTTCTCATCATGGCCGACCGCTACATCAAAGAGCGGACCGATAACCTTTTCGACCTCACCACCGCCCAGCAAGAGTTCCAACGCGACACCGCCTTCCAAGGTATGGAGCTGGTGCCCGACACTCACCGCCTCGCCCTCATGAACGGTCTGCTGCACGACATGCACAGCCCTATCATCCTCGGCGACACTCTGGGCAATGTCGGCAAACAACTTCACGACGCCGACCTCGTGCTGTCCAACCCGCCCTTCGGCACCAAGAAAGGTGGCGGACTCCCTTCCCGCGACGACTTTACCTTTCCCACCAGCAACAAGCAGCTCGCTTTTCTCCAGCACATCTACCGCAGCCTCCGCAAACCCAGCGCGAAAAAAGCTCATGGCGGTCGCGCCGCTGTCGTTCTCCCCGACAACGTGTTATTCGAGGACAATACCGGTGCGCAGATCCGCGCCGACCTCATGGACAAGTGCCGTCTTCACACCATCCTCCGACTCCCCACCGGCATTTTCTACGCGCAGGGTGTTAAGACCAACGTACTCTTCTTCGAACGCCACTCCGCCGAAACCGGCGGCACGCAGGAAGTTTGGGTCTACGATCTGCGCACCAACATGCCCGCCTTTGGCAAACGCACGCCGCTAACACGCGAACACTTCGCCGCGTTCGAAACCGTTTACGGTGACGACGCCCATGGCCGCGCCAAACGAAAAGACACCGGCGAAACAGGCCGCTTCCGCCGTTTCACCCGCGAGGAGATTCGCAAACGCGGCGAAAATCTCGACCTCAGCTGGTTGCGTGATGACAACGCCACCCACCACGACGATCTTCCTGCGCCAGAGGTTTTGGTGGCTGGTGCGTTGGAAAATCTCCGCGACGCGATGGACGAGTTGCAGGACTTGGAGAGGGAGTTGGTGCCATGA
- a CDS encoding ATP-binding protein, giving the protein MKAPPQFVLGEALKCEETRHVEFKEVKGPNPFGSISNAADEYAVAFLNSEGGRIYWGIRNTDRVVVGVELSASERERLREVVVGKLSEIQPQLDPGRFKLTLHPVINGEVNSTVVELEVPAGNSSKPFYTGGHGCFVRLDGVKKKLSGQQLTDWILSRVEKNTATTSGAVTEPQLLALAQRVRRILSGHGLQPGHLARFFSARKAPFTITFADQQNDAVFLRWLDESKTAWVAQTFGVRREWIDGEDSQIFDWCDYDKRPALFLKEISQYVDSLIYDEIPASPEALFVRYGSGKDWKRKGQNRVFVIVRVPLARLSNETIIFRYVSDFMPYYWDEGRTAVQLRAWARLLFITKNISCQGCEVPLEIAEKMEDNQLFLHEIFESPKLHRRCHDWHPEDYALYPQESRVAQPDAFFEHMIAFLKTHNLPHEPTRLQ; this is encoded by the coding sequence ATGAAAGCGCCTCCGCAGTTTGTATTAGGGGAGGCACTAAAATGCGAGGAAACGCGCCATGTGGAGTTCAAGGAAGTCAAGGGACCAAACCCATTCGGCTCTATTTCAAATGCTGCCGACGAATACGCAGTAGCATTCCTCAACTCGGAGGGTGGTCGCATCTACTGGGGCATCCGCAACACTGACAGAGTCGTGGTAGGAGTGGAGCTATCAGCATCCGAACGCGAACGTTTACGCGAAGTGGTGGTCGGCAAACTTTCCGAGATTCAGCCGCAGCTGGATCCAGGTCGCTTCAAACTCACGCTACATCCCGTAATCAACGGCGAGGTCAATTCCACGGTAGTCGAATTGGAGGTGCCGGCAGGTAATTCCTCAAAACCGTTCTACACTGGCGGCCATGGTTGTTTCGTGCGCTTGGACGGCGTGAAAAAAAAGCTCAGTGGACAGCAGCTTACTGACTGGATCCTCAGCCGAGTTGAAAAGAACACAGCAACCACCTCGGGAGCTGTCACAGAACCTCAACTTCTCGCTTTGGCACAGCGCGTTCGCCGCATCCTTTCAGGCCACGGTTTACAGCCCGGACATCTAGCTCGATTCTTCTCCGCGCGAAAAGCCCCCTTCACCATCACCTTTGCCGATCAGCAGAATGACGCCGTATTCCTGCGATGGTTAGATGAATCAAAAACCGCTTGGGTAGCCCAAACCTTTGGAGTTCGACGAGAGTGGATCGATGGCGAGGATAGCCAAATCTTCGACTGGTGCGATTATGACAAACGTCCGGCGCTTTTCCTCAAAGAAATTAGTCAGTATGTCGACTCGCTGATCTACGACGAAATCCCGGCAAGTCCGGAAGCATTATTTGTACGGTATGGAAGCGGTAAGGATTGGAAACGAAAGGGTCAAAACAGAGTCTTCGTAATCGTACGAGTACCACTTGCGCGATTGAGCAACGAAACGATCATTTTTCGCTACGTGAGTGACTTCATGCCATATTATTGGGACGAAGGGCGGACCGCAGTCCAACTTCGTGCTTGGGCGAGGCTACTCTTCATAACGAAGAATATTTCCTGCCAAGGATGCGAAGTGCCGCTGGAGATCGCCGAAAAGATGGAAGATAATCAGCTATTTCTGCACGAGATTTTCGAGTCTCCCAAACTTCATCGGCGCTGCCATGATTGGCATCCAGAAGACTATGCACTTTATCCACAAGAGAGCAGGGTCGCTCAACCTGACGCGTTTTTTGAGCACATGATCGCGTTTTTGAAAACACACAATCTCCCGCATGAGCCTACACGGTTGCAGTGA
- a CDS encoding restriction endonuclease subunit S, giving the protein MSYEPLGAATFPASPENLPPGWRMTTLSDHTRHKSGNGKLIKGRLSNHPATGLFPAFSASGQDVWAANPENEGTAIIVSAVGARCGKAFFAEGRWSAIANTHIVWPGDTIDARYLWRVLNNENFWVKGGSAQPFVKTKATFERAFPLPPLSEQRRIVAQLEALEVRSRRARAKLAEVPAQLAQARLSLLATAFRGGLTADWRKANPEIQTLETTLQRVRFESSRTGRSASDEKIPGVAGLSVGDIGPPAPNGWLKLPLLSVARLESGHTPSREHPEYWGGDVPWISIPDARRAHGQTIESTASFTNALGLENSAARLLPAGTVCLSRTASVGYVTVMGKPMATSQDFANWLCSEALVPQFLMMAFLAEGEHLLSFGRGSTHTTIYYPELKALHISLPPVAEQHEIVRRLNGAFLRLNAAAAAHATAVANLDHLDQSLLARAFSGGLVPQHPNEGASISTSAKVAQSSPIKTQLYLIQFIPALLRAAQQPLALDRLNAIVALLFLPPGDLLPLIEKIGGAKARAHFTGFAHIHEDGAFLAAINALKRTKTLVHSTNRQGLITLSLGPKLPPISPEIDADARHLSALISSVPSERVAPSLARLQTAQVQEAVLSVV; this is encoded by the coding sequence ATGAGCTACGAGCCATTGGGTGCGGCTACTTTCCCTGCGTCGCCAGAAAATCTGCCGCCGGGTTGGCGAATGACGACGCTAAGCGACCATACCCGTCACAAAAGCGGGAACGGTAAACTTATCAAAGGCCGTCTGAGCAACCATCCAGCAACAGGACTATTCCCTGCGTTCAGCGCGTCGGGCCAAGATGTCTGGGCCGCAAATCCAGAAAATGAAGGCACGGCGATAATCGTCTCGGCCGTGGGAGCGCGCTGCGGAAAGGCGTTTTTCGCCGAAGGTCGTTGGTCCGCCATTGCGAATACCCATATCGTATGGCCTGGAGACACAATCGACGCGCGATATCTGTGGCGGGTTCTCAACAACGAGAACTTTTGGGTTAAAGGAGGCTCCGCACAGCCCTTTGTAAAAACCAAGGCGACCTTCGAGCGGGCATTTCCTCTCCCTCCGCTCTCCGAGCAACGCCGGATCGTCGCGCAACTGGAAGCTTTGGAAGTGCGAAGCCGACGAGCGCGAGCGAAGTTAGCAGAAGTCCCTGCCCAGCTCGCTCAAGCCCGCCTGTCTCTCCTTGCCACCGCCTTCAGGGGCGGCCTCACGGCCGATTGGCGGAAGGCAAATCCCGAGATTCAGACTTTGGAAACGACGCTCCAACGCGTGAGATTTGAATCCAGCCGCACTGGCAGATCCGCATCAGACGAAAAAATCCCCGGAGTCGCGGGACTGTCTGTGGGTGACATTGGGCCACCGGCTCCGAATGGGTGGTTAAAACTGCCATTACTCTCAGTGGCACGTTTGGAATCGGGCCATACACCTTCGCGCGAACACCCCGAGTATTGGGGCGGGGATGTTCCGTGGATTTCGATTCCGGATGCACGTCGCGCGCATGGCCAAACGATCGAATCAACCGCTTCATTCACGAATGCGCTGGGGCTGGAAAACAGTGCAGCTCGTCTTCTTCCAGCGGGAACCGTCTGCCTGTCTCGAACCGCCTCCGTTGGCTACGTCACTGTCATGGGTAAGCCGATGGCCACCAGTCAGGACTTTGCGAACTGGCTATGCTCAGAAGCGCTAGTGCCCCAGTTTCTCATGATGGCTTTCTTGGCCGAGGGAGAGCACCTCTTGAGCTTCGGTCGTGGTAGCACTCACACTACGATCTATTATCCAGAGTTAAAAGCGCTGCACATCTCGCTGCCGCCTGTTGCCGAACAACACGAGATCGTCCGTCGGCTGAACGGGGCATTTTTGCGTTTGAACGCCGCCGCGGCGGCGCATGCGACAGCGGTGGCCAATCTGGATCACCTCGATCAATCCCTCCTCGCCCGCGCCTTCTCCGGTGGCCTCGTGCCACAGCATCCTAACGAAGGCGCATCTATCTCAACTTCGGCCAAGGTGGCCCAATCGTCACCGATCAAAACTCAGCTCTATCTCATCCAATTTATTCCAGCCCTCCTTCGTGCGGCTCAACAACCGTTAGCACTGGACCGTCTCAATGCCATCGTAGCGCTTTTGTTTCTTCCTCCCGGCGATCTGTTACCCTTGATCGAAAAAATCGGCGGCGCTAAAGCCCGCGCCCACTTCACGGGCTTCGCGCATATTCACGAAGACGGCGCGTTCTTGGCCGCGATCAACGCGCTGAAGCGTACGAAAACACTGGTTCACTCCACCAACCGCCAAGGTCTCATCACCCTGAGCCTCGGCCCTAAGCTGCCACCGATTTCGCCCGAGATCGACGCAGACGCCCGCCACCTCTCGGCCCTAATTTCCTCAGTGCCTTCCGAACGAGTGGCACCGAGCCTCGCCCGCCTGCAAACGGCGCAGGTGCAAGAGGCGGTGCTGAGCGTCGTGTAG